The stretch of DNA AACCGGAAACGCGGCGAGTTCTCTGTCCGGGCTTTCTGCCGTGGCAGGTATGAAGAGCGTGATATTTGTTCCCGCAACGGCCCCGACAGCAAAAATTACTCAGCTCCAGGTTTACGGCTCGAAGATTCTGGCAATTGATGCGAGTTACGACAGGGTATTCGATCTCTCGATGGAGATTGGAATGTCAATGGGCTGGTACTGTAGAAACAGCGCAATAAATCCATATCTTCTCGAAGGAAAAAAGACTTGCGCGCTTGAACTTGCCTTTGAGATGCGGGATAATCTCCCGGATTTCGTTTTTGTTTCGGCAGGAGACGGAACTGTGCTTTCAAGTTTCTACAAGGGATTTGATGATCTCATCAAACTCGGGGTCATAAACAAAATGCCGACCATGGTGGGAGTGCAGGCAGAGGGCTCCGCCGCGATTATGAGAACCTATGAAAGGGGTTCCCCCTTCGACCCGATCGATTTCGAGGCATCGACGGTTGCCGACAGTATCTGCGTTGGAAAACCGAGAGATGTCGTTAAGGCCTGTCGCTACACCAAAGCACATGACGGTCTCTTTTTATCTGTTTCAGACAGCCGAATTCTTGGGGGTATAATTGAACTTGCAAGGGAGACAGGCGTATTCGCTGAGCCGGCCGGAGCGACAGCATTTGCCGGGTTCAGAAAGGCGAGAGAAATCGGGATTGTCGACGAAAGTAGCAGGATTCTGGTCGTCGTTACGGGCAATGGCTTGAAGGATCTCAAGAATGTATCGACTGTTCTTCCCGAAGTAAAGACCCTCCCGCCGGAGAAAGATGTTATTGAGGAGGCACTTAGATGAAGATCACCTTCACACTTAACGATGAGACTTTAACAATGGATGTTGAGGAAGATATCAGGTTGCTGGATTTCCTACGCGACGAACTTGGACTCACCGGAACAAAGGAAGGTTGTGGCGAAGGAGAGTGTGGAGCCTGCACCGTAATAATCGACGGCAAGGCGGTCAATTCCTGTCTCGTCCTTCTTCCTGAGATAGACGGTTCAGAGATCACAACGATCGAAGGGCTCTCTAAAAATGGAGAGCTTGACCCCATTCAGAAGGCCTTCATTGAAGAAGGAGCAGTTCAGTGCGGATTCTGCACGCCGGGAATGATTATGTCAACGAAGGCGCTCCTAGACCGGAAGGTCAATCCAAGCGATGAAGAGATAATGGAAGCGATAGAGGGTAACCTCTGCAGATGTACCGGCTACTACAAGATACTCCAGGCAATAAGAACGGCAGCTGAGAATTTAAGGAAGGCAAATGAATAGTGAATCGGTTGCACTGATACTTCTCGCGGCCGGAGAATCCAGTCGTTTTCGCGGCGAGAAGCTGCTTACGGATTTCAGGGGGAAACCTCTTCTGCAATGGTCGCTCGATAATCTTGAAAGAGTCGTTGCTCTGGAGAAGATTCTGGTACTGAAGCCGGGTTTCGAAATTGAAAAATTCAGGACCGGTACGTTCAGAACGGTTGTCAACGAGAAGTATTCGGGCGGTATCTCGACAAGCATAGTCAAGGGCATGGAAGAGTGCCCCGAAAGCTGTGAAGGAATCGTCTTGTCGCTTG from Mesotoga infera encodes:
- the thrC gene encoding threonine synthase, coding for MRKYFLKCISCGKEFTEDEVDYFCPDCGERRGTLEVVYDFEQVRKQYRCSSLPLHRKGIWAFDFLLPFEEEVDPPELLVGNTPLYRSDSLARKYGVAEVFVKDDGRNPTASFKDRASAIAVAKAKAKGFDTIFCASTGNAASSLSGLSAVAGMKSVIFVPATAPTAKITQLQVYGSKILAIDASYDRVFDLSMEIGMSMGWYCRNSAINPYLLEGKKTCALELAFEMRDNLPDFVFVSAGDGTVLSSFYKGFDDLIKLGVINKMPTMVGVQAEGSAAIMRTYERGSPFDPIDFEASTVADSICVGKPRDVVKACRYTKAHDGLFLSVSDSRILGGIIELARETGVFAEPAGATAFAGFRKAREIGIVDESSRILVVVTGNGLKDLKNVSTVLPEVKTLPPEKDVIEEALR
- a CDS encoding (2Fe-2S)-binding protein; amino-acid sequence: MKITFTLNDETLTMDVEEDIRLLDFLRDELGLTGTKEGCGEGECGACTVIIDGKAVNSCLVLLPEIDGSEITTIEGLSKNGELDPIQKAFIEEGAVQCGFCTPGMIMSTKALLDRKVNPSDEEIMEAIEGNLCRCTGYYKILQAIRTAAENLRKANE
- a CDS encoding nucleotidyltransferase family protein produces the protein MNSESVALILLAAGESSRFRGEKLLTDFRGKPLLQWSLDNLERVVALEKILVLKPGFEIEKFRTGTFRTVVNEKYSGGISTSIVKGMEECPESCEGIVLSLADMPLITGEDFDRLLHSVRPDDEMVSFVFRGKKGFPTFISKKLFPELSGISGDKGAYQLVRRKLASIREIEGARHNVFDIDVPEKIVHSDHDYSF